GATCTTATGAATAAGATTTAAAagcatatcaaataaaattccaGCTGCCACTTCAAGCTGAATAGGAAGTTTGTACAAaagaaactgcagctgcttaagcgGCTAACCCTttagcgtttttttttatacggaagcttattaaattgcagctttgcGGTTGATTTAGAAATTGCCATAAATCATTTCTACGTTGACCTTGTATGACATCTCAAACAAAAGACAACAGAAATATGCATACGCAATTGGCTGGACAAAAGATTCGCGTAGAAATACGAAAACTGCActtaatataaagcaaacacaatgtTTGCCACATGATTGGGCTTAATTCTTTAGCGTACTACGCGATTTGCTTGACAGATCTTCAACAGAACGATGCTCTATAGAAAGTACGAATAAagatttattcaattaaatgcaaaggcAACAGGTTGACGAATTAATTTCCGTTCGTGTGTAGGAATTAATTACTGAGTGGTTGATCTATAACGAACAGAGATACTTCGTTTTGTTCAGTTTACTGaacttttgcaaatatattttattgaactcGAGCATTTTTATAATGACATTAGTTTTGATATTACAAATTCGTTTTGTTTAGAAGAATCTATTCCAAGTCACAGCTATGGGTAGTTCCAGTTCGTTACAGACTTCAACGTGtttcaataaataagcaaGATCCTTTATCAATTTGTGGGCTGGCCTAAGCTGccgttgtttgttgctgctcctgcgtAGTTGTGGAAGCCGCCGAGCTGGACTCTGGCGCCTTCTCGTTGATGGCCAGCCAGGGACAGCGTTTCTGCAGCTCCATGCGGTACCTGGGATGACTAATGGCATACACAAATGGATCTATGCAGGCCACCAGCTTGCAGGTGCATGCGGGTATCATGGTGGCGCCCGGAGTCAACAAGCTCTTGTCACCAAAGGCACCAATCAGCGACATTACGCCGTACGGTGTCCAGGAGACAAAGAATAGAAAGCATATGGTAATGGCCGCCTTGGCAATGCGTATCTCAGCAGTCTCCTTGCTCTTGTCCACATTCGAACGCAGCGATTCGACGTTCATCTTCTTGGCCTGCTCACGCAGCGCCTTCTCGTGGCTAATCACATGTCCAACAATCTGGCTGTAGTAGTAGAGTATCATCAGCGTGGGGCAGACAAAGCTGAAGAAGAAGATGGTGCCCACAAAGAGGCGCGTGTCGAAGTTGTCCGTCAGATAGTCGAACGTGCAGGAGGTTAGATAGCCCTCGGGCACAAAGCGATCCCAGAACTGCGTCAGAGGCAGCACCACCCAGGGCGTGCAGTAAAGCCAAATGATGATGTTCATTACAATGGCCTTGGTGAAGGTCATATTGCGATTCATGGGCTTTGTTATGACATTGAAGCGATCGTAGCCAATGGCAGCGTTGGTCATGCCGGCGCCAATGCCGGAGTACGAGCCAATTGCTGCAAAGAGCTGACAGCCCGTATTCCCCAAGGCGAAGCCGCGATGAAAACTGTTGTAGATGAAGATGGGCGCCTTCAAGCACATGATGAAATCGAACACGGCCAAATTAAGCACAAACATGTTCGAAGGTGTGCGCAGCGATTTCGAGGTGCTAAAGATCCAGATGACCATGCCATTGCCCGCCGTCGAGGCGCAGAATAGAAAGATATAGAACACTCCCAGCATATAATGCATTGAGGCTGGCGGCTCCAGTTGGGTTAGCCAGTGCTCCGGTATGTATTGTATTTGATCCGGCGGCACGTTCCAGCCCAGGAACTGTAAATCTGCATTGCCCGATACACGTGCCTCTGGTCGCAGCACAGGACTCTCGCTGACATTGCACAGCTCGTTCCCCGCACCGTCCAACATGTTGCACGTGCTACCCACCGCTCCCGATGTGAACTTTTAACGTTGCTTAGATTCGTGTTGGCCTCTTTTATATGCACGCAGTCCGCAGTCGGGGCGCTCTAATTGaatttggcttttggcttgcGTGCCGCCAAATACTTTTTTCTGCCAACAGTGCAATTAACTTGCCTCCAAATCACAATCAACAAATAATTCGCagcttagcataaattaaatgattgtCGAGGGCTGTGGCTGTTTGCCAATTGAAATTCCCTTTGGAGACCCTCGTTGTGCTAAAATAAAaccttatttaaatattataagctgcagcaaatcgaGCGGGAAGTAAAGAGAGTCCCATAGCAGCTAGCTGTTCAGAGAGAGTCGCATAGCAGGCAGCTGCTGAGAGCAAACAAGATTGGAAGTTGGGCGCTTAATACAGAAACTTCAAATCAGTCGCAAAATATTCAACTGCTGTATTTAATGAGAAATAACACTTGCATTTAAGTTAAGTATTTACCATTGGTATATAGTAAATAACAGTAcattattatacactttgacatttaaacacaaaatggaaaagggtatcatgaagttgtgcaaatgtaggAGTTATAGACcccataaattatatatattattgattaGCAAGATAAGCTGAGTCGAGATAACCAAGTCCGTCTCTCTGTCTGAGTCTGAATGTATGAGCGAAAAGATCTCAGAAGAGCTAGAACATCAAACCTTTGAAACTAACATACAAAGGCATAGAAACTTCAAATGTTAACTTTGGAGTTATTCACATTAAAAGTTTctatatagacagcgggttGCGCACGCTCAATTCCAAGTAGTCTTTTCTACTTTCAAATTTACATCACAAGTTACTCACATGAGCAACACATCGCATGccgaaatatttaaataaatatattttaagtatttaaaaaataaaatgtcgTCAGAAGGGGATTTGAACGCGATTGATATCGCTCCAGACGACGCAGATCCACAGCAAGAGGTACTTGAACAAATGGAACTCGAGGTGGACAGCGAGGATGAGATATTGAATGTGCCCAAGCAAAGTGGAACTGACATCGGTGCAAATGATGGCGAATTGGAGCTGCATCGCTGCATTGAGTGCAAATTGCTGCCTTTTGGGGCGATCTTTCAGTGCGCGAACGAGCATCTGATCTGTGCTGGATGCTACCAGAAGCGCGTGCTGGACAAGATGCTGGGCTACCGCATGGGCACCTGTCCGGAGTGTGCGGTGCGCATTTTTCGGCATACGCGCGATCGCAAAGTCGAGTGCGAGCGCTGGCTGGCCCAGTTGATGGTGCGCTGCGAGAAgtgcgagcagcagctgccacgtGGCTcgctgcatcatcatcagcgcTATGAGTGCGCCAAGCGTTTTATGTTGTGCAAGTACAAGCGGATTGGCTGCAACTGGCGTGACCAGGCCAGCGAATATAGCGCACATGTCGCCAACTGTGCGCACCGCACGATGAAGGGCAGGGAGCTGTTGCCACAGCTGCGCCAGCTTGAGGAGCAGCGTTGCCACAAGCGTAGCTTGCTGCAGAGTAtcttgcggctgctgcagctgccacagctcaCCGTGCGTCTGCTACATCTGAAGGCACAACAGCCAAGGGACTCCCCTACTACCAGCCCCTTGCTGGTATTCAGCTTTTGGGCCTATACGCTGCCCtggtcgctgctgctgcattgggAGGCGCCCGACGAGCCtcaagcggctgctgctgcctgcagctTGAGCTTTCAACTGCGTCTCGATTATGCTGAGCTCGATGGCATATTGCCGCTGACCTACACTTTGGCCAGCGGCATTTACTCGGACGTGCGCTTTCAGCTAAATCTTTGCGAGAAGTTCGAGTTCAGCCGCCACCACTGCTTGGGTCCATCGCTTGTTATATACGAGAACGCCTGGGAGAATTGCCATCGGCTGCTGCATGAGCGCGGCTTCTATGCGCGTCTGCTCATGGCGGGCTCTCActaacttttgctttagcgTTGTGTGCTTAATAAACATCTCTAAAGAAATCCATACATTTATTAGTTGTGCTGTGCACACGTCTCAATTTATAGCTTAGAGCTGGCACTAAAATTATTCGCTGAACAGTAAAtgaattaatacatttttgaaaGTACATTGCGgcttgttttaattgaatattttttcttttattttagtattgcAATGGCGGCGACTTGGCTGACTACTTGGGCGTCCAGGGCACGCTGAGTGAGGATACCGTCAGGCTGTTTCTAATACAACTAGGTGAGTGCTGCACTTGgtcattttaattagcaacagtgtataaattaaactcattttcttttgcaaagCTGGTGCCATGAAAGCACTTTATACCAAAGGAATTGTGCATCGTGATCTCAAGCCACAAAACATTCTATTGTCGCACAATTATGGCAAAACGTTGCCAGCACCATCAAAAATCACGCTCAAGATAGGCAAGTTCTATTCAAAATGCTCAATGTGCttagtaatttaattgaaatgttttatgttatttaGCTGATTTTGGCTTTGCGCGTTTTCTCCACGAAGGCGTCATGGCGGCCACTCTCTGCGGCTCGCCCATGTATATGGTAAGCTCACaaatcttaaatatataagacaACTGCTCTTTTActaattgatttgcatttgcaggcACCGGAGGTGATAATGTCACTGCAGTATGATGCTAAGGCCGATCTCTGGTCGCTGGGCACAATTGTCTATCAGTGTCTGACGGGCAAGGCGCCGTTCTATGCACAAACGCCCAACGAGCTGAAGCATCTCTATGAGCAAAATTCCAACTTGGCGCCCAAGTAAGTTCATTGAATATCTCGGAGCGTGCTTGTGGCTATAAAATCTTCTATATTATTTAGAATACCCCAGGGTGTGTCGCCGGACTTGCGGGATCTTTTGCTCTGCTTGCTGCGTCGCAATGCCAAGGATCGTATTTCGTATGAAGACTTCTTTGTGCATCGTTTTATTCAACGCAAAAAGGCAGTCAGCTCACCAGGTAATGCTTTGAAATATTGTTTTGTCAACTTGTTGCTTATAAGTGTTTTACTTTAGTGGATTTGCCAGCTTTGTCTAGCGGCACACCGCCAGTTAAGGCCAAGAGTccattgcagcagctggagcaggagtTGCAGCGGGTCAAGCTGGCGGACCAGGAGCAGAAGGAACGTGACGAACTGGAGGCAGCACAGGAAGAGGAGAATACAGGTTAGTTGCGCTtacgttttatttattcttttcaCTCAACTAATTTTGCATTTCGATTTGCAGTCTCTGTGGTCGCTAATCCGGCCATTTGTGCCACCATCACCAATGTGGGCGTACTCTGTGATAGCGAGAATAACAGCGCATCCTGCAGTTCGCATGAGGACTCCGATGACTTTGTGCTGGTGCCCAAGAATTTGCCCGAAGATCAGCGTCAGGGACATGCGCAGACTGCTAACATACAAgcccgccagcagcagcaggccgCGCCCCAACAGTCCAGTCCACCACGTCCCAGCAGCCTGCCCATTTCAGAGCCCAAGCCTGTGCCCGCCCCGGCACGTCGCTTACCCGCCGTGGGCACTGGCGTTACCGTTGGCTCGCCCAGCAGACAAGGCGCACCTCTAACTGTTGCCAAGCTGGCAGCAGCCGGACATCAAATACCACGCTCACAGCCCATTAGCGTGAAGCAACCACGTCCGGATCATCGCAAGAGCAGCGTGAGCAGCGACATAAACTCAATATCGCCGCCGGCGGTGCAATTTGCCATAGGCACGCCCCCAACTCGAGTGCGTTCCGCCTCGGGTGGTTCGCTGTCGGAGACACCGCCACCACATGCACCCAG
The DNA window shown above is from Drosophila busckii strain San Diego stock center, stock number 13000-0081.31 chromosome 3L, ASM1175060v1, whole genome shotgun sequence and carries:
- the LOC108599661 gene encoding serine/threonine-protein kinase unc-51 encodes the protein MNIVGDYEYSSKDMLGHGAFAVVYKGRHRKEKHMPVAIKCITKKGLIKTQNLLGKEIKILKELTELHHENVVALLDCKESQDCVNLVMEYCNGGDLADYLGVQGTLSEDTVRLFLIQLAGAMKALYTKGIVHRDLKPQNILLSHNYGKTLPAPSKITLKIADFGFARFLHEGVMAATLCGSPMYMAPEVIMSLQYDAKADLWSLGTIVYQCLTGKAPFYAQTPNELKHLYEQNSNLAPKIPQGVSPDLRDLLLCLLRRNAKDRISYEDFFVHRFIQRKKAVSSPVDLPALSSGTPPVKAKSPLQQLEQELQRVKLADQEQKERDELEAAQEEENTVSVVANPAICATITNVGVLCDSENNSASCSSHEDSDDFVLVPKNLPEDQRQGHAQTANIQARQQQQAAPQQSSPPRPSSLPISEPKPVPAPARRLPAVGTGVTVGSPSRQGAPLTVAKLAAAGHQIPRSQPISVKQPRPDHRKSSVSSDINSISPPAVQFAIGTPPTRVRSASGGSLSETPPPHAPSTWQVSPGHSQSPLRSSGHSSPVLPSAALTKLPTLGSPTLMVAPGSLGSIGSAGSGSENNNQHHMLGPRAFTLPELGATGGLQSLLDTNAGGHEPHSFQAPQLSEETLMDREHNETLSKLNFVLALTDCIQEVADSRCAPLSSLMVAGSQLANEQQIPPHAPEHCKRAERLVLLMRALQLLASGLNLASQQLRNGQLKPSSNVKNALLTMNSKYRSILFESKRLNGSGLLQKANAFNITADKILYEYALSMCQAAALDELLKNTKNCFERYNTAHILLHSLVQKCNHPQDKQQLNKYRDAVEKRLSLLQQHGYIYVTDENA
- the LOC108599664 gene encoding opsin Rh4, with amino-acid sequence MLDGAGNELCNVSESPVLRPEARVSGNADLQFLGWNVPPDQIQYIPEHWLTQLEPPASMHYMLGVFYIFLFCASTAGNGMVIWIFSTSKSLRTPSNMFVLNLAVFDFIMCLKAPIFIYNSFHRGFALGNTGCQLFAAIGSYSGIGAGMTNAAIGYDRFNVITKPMNRNMTFTKAIVMNIIIWLYCTPWVVLPLTQFWDRFVPEGYLTSCTFDYLTDNFDTRLFVGTIFFFSFVCPTLMILYYYSQIVGHVISHEKALREQAKKMNVESLRSNVDKSKETAEIRIAKAAITICFLFFVSWTPYGVMSLIGAFGDKSLLTPGATMIPACTCKLVACIDPFVYAISHPRYRMELQKRCPWLAINEKAPESSSAASTTTQEQQQTTAA